A genomic window from Solanum dulcamara chromosome 11, daSolDulc1.2, whole genome shotgun sequence includes:
- the LOC129875210 gene encoding mannosyl-oligosaccharide 1,2-alpha-mannosidase MNS3 isoform X1, producing MSKSLPYSMKDVHYDNAKFRQRSITQVISQVLLTSNGKRGYLKCSTGKFLVLLMLGGLAYLVLAKSAVNPVPDVIAKNDGSKEGENLMTHGSGKFRRFWRKPPRLPPRLSPDEIVSRNRSIQESMKREEPEWVARQQKVKDAFIHAWSGYKAHAMGYDELMPLSHRGVDGLGGLGATVIDALDTAMIMGADDVVYEAGSWIEKHLPERIEGKGQVNLFETTIRVLGGLLSAYHLSGGDQGRIPEQKWPNPSIYLENARNLADRLLTAFTASPSDIPYSDVVLREKSAHPAPDGLSSTAEVATVQLEFNYLSYLTGDPKYSMEAMKVLQHIKTLPKVEGLVPIYISPQSGQFSGDNIRLGSRGDSYYEYLIKVWLQQKGTNFSYLYDMFVEAIKGVRHLLVRKSVPNGLLFVGELPYGKEGGFSPKMDHLVCFLPGTLALGATKGLTKERAMRDNLLTFEDMENLKLAEDLAKTCVEIYSVTSTGLAPEIAYFNIEGNSEGGPDGGNKSSKYLNDIIIKPADRHNLLRPETVESLFYLYRITGDSKYREWGWQIFEAFEKYTKIDSGGYTSLDDVTVIPPQRRDKMETFFLGETLKYIYLLFGNSTTIPLEEYVFNTEAHPIPIISKSV from the exons ATGTCGAAATCGTTGCCTTACTCAATGAAAGATGTGCACTATGATAACGCCAAGTTCCGACAACGATCCATAACTCAG GTAATTTCTCAGGTTCTATTAACCAGTAATGGGAAACGTGGTTATTTAAAATGTAGCACTGGGAAATTTCTTGTGTTACTGATGCTTGGTGGTTTAGCATATCTAGTACTGGCTAAAAGTGCTGTCAATCCTGTGCCTGATGTTATAGCAAAAAATGATGGGTCAAAGGAAGGAGAAAATCTCATGACTCATGGAAGTGGCAAATTCAGGAGATTTTGGAGAAAACCACCTAGACTTCCACCTCGGTTATCTCCTGATGAAATAGTTAGTAGGAATAGATCTATTCAGGAGTCCATGAAAAGAGAGGAGCCAGAATGGGTGGCAAGACAACAGAAGGTGAAAGATGCATTTATCCATGCCTGGTCTGGCTACAAAGCCCATGCCATGGGTTATGATGAACTTATGCCCTTGAGCCATAGAGGGGTTGATGGTTTAGGAGGTTTGGGAGCTACAGTTATCGACGCTTTAGACACGGCTATGATTATGGGGGCTGATGATGTTGTTTATGAAGCAGGCTCGTGGATTGAGAAACATCTTCCTGAGAGGATTGAAGGGAAAGGCCAAGTAAATCTCTTTGAAACTACAATACGAGTTCTAGGTGGTCTTTTGAGTGCTTATCACCTAAGTGGTGGAGATCAAGGGAGAATTCCAGAACAGAAATGGCCTAATCCATCCATTTACCTGGAAAATGCTAGGAACTTGGCTGATCGTCTACTTACTGCTTTTACAGCAAGTCCATCTGATATTCCATACAGTGATGTTGTCCTGCGTGAAAAGTCTGCACATCCTGCCCCTGATGGCCTGAGTAGCACTGCGGAAGTTGCAACTGTACAACTTGAATTTAATTATCTTAGTTATTTAACTGGTGATCCAAAGTATAGCATGGAAGCCATGaaggttctacaacatataaagACTTTGCCAAAGGTGGAGGGACTGGTCCCTATATACATTAG CCCTCAATCCGGACAGTTTAGTGGAGACAATATTAGACTTGGATCTCGTGGTGATAGCTACTATGAGTATCTTATTAAAGTGTGGCTTCAGCAGAAAGGAACTAACTTTTCGTACTTGTACGATATGTTTGTTGAAGCAATTAAAGGGGTCAGGCATCTTCTTGTTCGCAAATCTGTTCCAAATGGCTTGCTCTTTGTGGGAGAATTGCCATATGGGAAAGAAGGTGGTTTCAGTCCAAAGATGGACCACCTG GTGTGTTTCCTTCCTGGTACCCTGGCCCTTGGAGCTACAAAGGGGTTAACAAAGGAAAGAGCTATGAGAGATAACTTGCTCACTTTTGAAGATATGGAAAACCTAAAGCTTGCTGAAGATCTGGCTAAGACATGCGTGGAAATATACTCAGTAACCTCTACTGGCCTTGCTCCAGAAATAGCTTATTTCAATATTGAG GGAAATTCTGAAGGTGGTCCTGATGGTGGGAACAAAAGTTCGAAATATTTGAATGACATAATCATAAAGCCAGCTGATCGTCACAATCTTTTGCGTCCTGAAACCGTTGAATCATTGTTTTATCTGTATCGTATTACTGGCGATTCAAA GTATCGTGAATGGGGCTGGCAAATTTTTGAGGCATTTGAGAAGTACACTAAGATTGATTCTGGAGGTTACACTTCTCTTGACGATGTTACTGTTATTCCTCCACAAAGAAGAGACAAGATGGAGACTTTTTTCTTGGGTGAAACACTCAAATACATCTATTTGCTGTTTGGTAATAGCACCACGATACCTTTGGAGGAGTATGTATTCAACACAGAAGCTCATCCTATTCCAATAATTTCTAAAAGTGTATGA
- the LOC129875210 gene encoding mannosyl-oligosaccharide 1,2-alpha-mannosidase MNS3 isoform X2: MLGGLAYLVLAKSAVNPVPDVIAKNDGSKEGENLMTHGSGKFRRFWRKPPRLPPRLSPDEIVSRNRSIQESMKREEPEWVARQQKVKDAFIHAWSGYKAHAMGYDELMPLSHRGVDGLGGLGATVIDALDTAMIMGADDVVYEAGSWIEKHLPERIEGKGQVNLFETTIRVLGGLLSAYHLSGGDQGRIPEQKWPNPSIYLENARNLADRLLTAFTASPSDIPYSDVVLREKSAHPAPDGLSSTAEVATVQLEFNYLSYLTGDPKYSMEAMKVLQHIKTLPKVEGLVPIYISPQSGQFSGDNIRLGSRGDSYYEYLIKVWLQQKGTNFSYLYDMFVEAIKGVRHLLVRKSVPNGLLFVGELPYGKEGGFSPKMDHLVCFLPGTLALGATKGLTKERAMRDNLLTFEDMENLKLAEDLAKTCVEIYSVTSTGLAPEIAYFNIEGNSEGGPDGGNKSSKYLNDIIIKPADRHNLLRPETVESLFYLYRITGDSKYREWGWQIFEAFEKYTKIDSGGYTSLDDVTVIPPQRRDKMETFFLGETLKYIYLLFGNSTTIPLEEYVFNTEAHPIPIISKSV, translated from the exons ATGCTTGGTGGTTTAGCATATCTAGTACTGGCTAAAAGTGCTGTCAATCCTGTGCCTGATGTTATAGCAAAAAATGATGGGTCAAAGGAAGGAGAAAATCTCATGACTCATGGAAGTGGCAAATTCAGGAGATTTTGGAGAAAACCACCTAGACTTCCACCTCGGTTATCTCCTGATGAAATAGTTAGTAGGAATAGATCTATTCAGGAGTCCATGAAAAGAGAGGAGCCAGAATGGGTGGCAAGACAACAGAAGGTGAAAGATGCATTTATCCATGCCTGGTCTGGCTACAAAGCCCATGCCATGGGTTATGATGAACTTATGCCCTTGAGCCATAGAGGGGTTGATGGTTTAGGAGGTTTGGGAGCTACAGTTATCGACGCTTTAGACACGGCTATGATTATGGGGGCTGATGATGTTGTTTATGAAGCAGGCTCGTGGATTGAGAAACATCTTCCTGAGAGGATTGAAGGGAAAGGCCAAGTAAATCTCTTTGAAACTACAATACGAGTTCTAGGTGGTCTTTTGAGTGCTTATCACCTAAGTGGTGGAGATCAAGGGAGAATTCCAGAACAGAAATGGCCTAATCCATCCATTTACCTGGAAAATGCTAGGAACTTGGCTGATCGTCTACTTACTGCTTTTACAGCAAGTCCATCTGATATTCCATACAGTGATGTTGTCCTGCGTGAAAAGTCTGCACATCCTGCCCCTGATGGCCTGAGTAGCACTGCGGAAGTTGCAACTGTACAACTTGAATTTAATTATCTTAGTTATTTAACTGGTGATCCAAAGTATAGCATGGAAGCCATGaaggttctacaacatataaagACTTTGCCAAAGGTGGAGGGACTGGTCCCTATATACATTAG CCCTCAATCCGGACAGTTTAGTGGAGACAATATTAGACTTGGATCTCGTGGTGATAGCTACTATGAGTATCTTATTAAAGTGTGGCTTCAGCAGAAAGGAACTAACTTTTCGTACTTGTACGATATGTTTGTTGAAGCAATTAAAGGGGTCAGGCATCTTCTTGTTCGCAAATCTGTTCCAAATGGCTTGCTCTTTGTGGGAGAATTGCCATATGGGAAAGAAGGTGGTTTCAGTCCAAAGATGGACCACCTG GTGTGTTTCCTTCCTGGTACCCTGGCCCTTGGAGCTACAAAGGGGTTAACAAAGGAAAGAGCTATGAGAGATAACTTGCTCACTTTTGAAGATATGGAAAACCTAAAGCTTGCTGAAGATCTGGCTAAGACATGCGTGGAAATATACTCAGTAACCTCTACTGGCCTTGCTCCAGAAATAGCTTATTTCAATATTGAG GGAAATTCTGAAGGTGGTCCTGATGGTGGGAACAAAAGTTCGAAATATTTGAATGACATAATCATAAAGCCAGCTGATCGTCACAATCTTTTGCGTCCTGAAACCGTTGAATCATTGTTTTATCTGTATCGTATTACTGGCGATTCAAA GTATCGTGAATGGGGCTGGCAAATTTTTGAGGCATTTGAGAAGTACACTAAGATTGATTCTGGAGGTTACACTTCTCTTGACGATGTTACTGTTATTCCTCCACAAAGAAGAGACAAGATGGAGACTTTTTTCTTGGGTGAAACACTCAAATACATCTATTTGCTGTTTGGTAATAGCACCACGATACCTTTGGAGGAGTATGTATTCAACACAGAAGCTCATCCTATTCCAATAATTTCTAAAAGTGTATGA
- the LOC129875209 gene encoding potassium channel KAT3-like, whose protein sequence is MSFSYAKNCLQRFCVDEFQMDTETTHSGFFSSDLLPSLGAPINYATKLRRFIISPFNPRYRCWEMFLVVLVIYTAWISLFEVAFLSYKKDDTLFIIDNIVDCFFAIDIFLTFFVAYLHRESYLLVDEPKKIAIRYLSTWFIFDVCSTVPFQSLILVFTDHKESGGVGFRLLSMLRLWRLRRVSALFARLEKDIRFNYFWTRCTKLVSVTLFAVHCAGCFNYMIADRYPDPKKTWIGAVNPDFKQLSVGDRYITSLYWSIVTLTTTGYGDLHAENSREMLFDIFYMLFNLGLTSYIIGNMTNLVVHWTSRTRNFRDTVEAAQEFAKRNQLPPRVQDQVLSHICLKFKTETLKQEETLNGLPKAIRTSIAHHLFFPIVQNVHLFQGVSQNLLFQMVPEMEAEYFPPKQDVIFQNEAPTDLYIIVSGAVELIAQIEGLEQIIGKAVAGEIFGEIGVLCGRPQPFSVRTTEISQILRLNRTTLMNILRANPEDERIIMNNLLQKLQGFGGFGYVDNQANAGPEIKRHDDIALTSIDINNLKARVKKQEKDDGQEVNKTMNDLSLNLENNMELNEHKVEFIGPDDGTKSCQLKPEVPCCYNSCLKRPTCSTSSSGSEGTKSTHHKKRITIHMKKESMHDQFGKLIILPDSLDELFRIAGQRFGGYDFNRAVNAEDAEIDDIDVIRDGDHLFFF, encoded by the exons ATGTCGTTTTCTTATGCTAAAAATTGTTTGCAACGATTCTGTGTGGACGAGTTCCAAATGGATACAGAAACCACACATAGTGGCTTCTTCTCCAGTGATCTTCTCCCATCACTTGGAGCTCCAATCAACTATGCTACAAAGCTACGAAGATTCATCATTTCACCTTTTAATCCACGTTACAG GTGTTGGGAGATGTTTCTAGTTGTTCTGGTTATTTACACAGCTTGGATTTCTCTGTTTGAAGTTGCATTCTTGTCATACAAGAAAGATGATACTCTGTTCATCATTGATAACATTGTCGACTGCTTCTTTGCTATTGACATTTTCCTTACTTTCTTCGTCGCGTATCTTCATCGAGAGTCTTATCTTCTTGTTGATGAACCTAAGAAAATAGCAATAAG GTACTTGTCAACATGGTTCATATTTGATGTATGTTCTACTGTACCATTTCAATCATTGATCCTCGTCTTCACGGATCACAAAGAAAGCGGTGGAGTTGGATTCAGATTGCTGAGCATGCTCAGACTTTGGCGTCTCAGACGAGTCAGTGCCCTGTTTGCAAG ACTTGAGAAGGACATCCGGTTCAACTACTTCTGGACACGATGTACAAAACTCGTATCA GTGACATTGTTTGCAGTGCACTGTGCTGGATGCTTTAACTATATGATTGCAGATAGATATCCTGATCCGAAAAAGACATGGATTGGTGCTGTAAATCCAGATTTCAAGCAATTAAGTGTTGGGGATAGATACATAACTTCATTGTATTGGTCTATTGTAACGCTGACCACAACCGGTTATGGAGACTTGCATGCTGAGAACTCAAGGGAGATGCTCTTTGATATCTTTTATATGTTATTCAACTTGGGATTGACATCTTACATCATTGGAAACATGACTAACCTTGTTGTTCATTGGACTAGTCGCACTAGAAACTTC AGGGATACAGTGGAAGCAGCTCAAGAATTTGCGAAAAGGAATCAGTTGCCTCCAAGGGTACAAGATCAGGTTTTGTCTCACATCTGTCTCAAGTTCAAAACAGAAACATTGAAACAAGAAGAGACTCTCAATGGCCTGCCTAAAGCAATCAGAACAAGCATTGCACACCATCTGTTTTTCCCTATAGTTCAAAATGTTCATTTGTTCCAAGGTGTTTCGCAGAACCTCCTTTTCCAAATG GTTCCTGAAATGGAAGCTGAATACTTCCCTCCGAAGCAAGACGTGATTTTTCAGAATGAGGCACCAACTGATCTGTATATAATAGTTTCAGGAGCAGTG GAATTGATAGCACAGATTGAAGGGCTAGAGCAA ATAATTGGAAAGGCTGTTGCAGGAGAAATATTTGGAGAAATAGGTGTTTTATGTGGGAGACCACAGCCATTTTCTGTTCGAACTACTGAGATTTCTCAAATTCTAAGGCTAAACAGGACAACATTGATGAACATTCTTCGCGCAAATCCAGAAGATGAACGGATTATTATGAACAATCTTTTGCAG AAACTTCAGGGATTTGGAGGTTTTGGTTATGTGGACAACCAAGCAAATGCAGGACCAGAAATCAAAAGGCATGATGATATAGCACTGACTAGCATAGATATCAATAATTTAAAAGCTAGAGTTAAGAAGCAAGAGAAAGATGACGGACAAGAAGTAAACAAAACCATGAATGATTTGTCATTaaatcttgaaaataatatGGAATTAAATGAGCATAAAGTGGAGTTCATTGGACCAGATGACGGAACAAAGAGCTGTCAACTGAAGCCTGAGGTCCCCTGTTGTTACAACTCTTGCCTTAAAAGACCCACATGTAGTACAAGTTCAAGTGGCTCTGAAGGGACAAAATCTACCCACCATAAAAAGAGAATCACCATTCACATGAAGAAAGAATCAATGCATGACCAGTTTGGGAAGCTAATCATTCTACCTGATTCACTAGACGAGCTATTCAGAATAGCAG GTCAAAGATTTGGAGGCTACGATTTCAACAGAGCTGTAAATGCAGAGGACGCTGAAATAGATGACATTGATGTCATCAGAGATGGCGaccatttatttttcttttaa